The Dysidea avara chromosome 13, odDysAvar1.4, whole genome shotgun sequence genome includes a region encoding these proteins:
- the LOC136242353 gene encoding coiled-coil domain-containing protein 157-like, with the protein MMDPKIDFESLKGDVSIIQSCTAELLSVAGTLNVPSWRFPEMTSSQVNANKVLEKICYSEDKEKFTVARTLLLELTVDRLMFLLQCAFRVVECSADEQSSSVPLSLGSVAKRYTKQVLRDSRKVATLKQQLDKKTDLIVKFQNNVKSLEKDNAALRDMLSKAMSVTEEKKDIEDVCITSPLEDIPLEEYKPDVKEAAVQTTETAFVLCATCVSMQKCLLMCSVQTSQVCNCLSVNSKVASQDFNAQMEEKGRFDHGVWLSLLQQDMSSVKEAVSILQEQCRKLNSELTCKEQEVENVNSELTKVDKEYGTCKANFQAEKQRNEVNMADLVNKYETKVDQLRQHNSKLINDIDNIEVVMSEYRRREAVIKAEMSIARQNKAELEEELERATNEVLEQKKKCTDLQQVIRAMTDELQSVKDEIQEKIVALKKSETQNKTLSKQGKVMQSKQLALQNKLEQLGKECTSLRTELNSAVLGREETSSTLNEVEQKCRDLHNKLTKEEEKALLAEKSLESTIHSLEDVKVELEREKEKCLLLMDYPSLSVSDPNYFDCLKSLSYADSKNHLSANIIRIMLLEDQNKDLRKIALRDAQEGEPTFELREPVQLWNGDLLKTMKQQYKKTKKNKQNHLQKSTTTEDDVIVTDIEKTSPPVVHEHSFSFNHGDSHPRSPNTRTKGSIGRLMTALNESKLIAPPNSFVKLHDNS; encoded by the exons ATGATGGACCCAAAAATTGATTTCGAAAGTCTTAAAGGAGATGTTAGCATAATCCAATCTTGCACAGCGGAGCTGCTGTCAGTGGCGGGAACACTTAACGTGCCATCCTGGAGATTTCCAGAAATGACTTCGAGCCAAGTGAACGCTAACAAGGTCCTGGAAAAGATATGCTATTCTGAGGACAAAGAAAAGTTTACTGTAGCTCGTACCCTTTTACTGGAGCTAACTGTTGACAG ATTAATGTTCCTTTTGCAGTGTGCATTCAGAGTGGTTGAATGTAGTGCAGATGAGCAGTCCAGCAGTGTTCCTTTGTCACTGGGATCTGTTGCTAAAAGATATACCAAGCAAGTGTTACGTGACTCCCGCAAAGTTGCTACTCTTAAACAACAG cttgataAAAAGACTGACCTGATTGTCAAGTTTCAGAATAATGTCAAATCACTAGAGAAAGATAATGCTGCCCTTCGTGACATGCTGTCGAAAGCGATGTCTGTCACCGAGGAAAAGAAAGACATTGAAGATGTGTGTATCACGTCTCCTTTGGAAGACATTCCATTAGAGGAATATAAGCCTGATGTTAAAGAGGCAGCTGTTCAGACCACTGAAACTGCATTTGTTCTTTGCGCCACATGTGTTAGCATGCAGAAGTGTTTACTCATGTGCTCAGTGCAAACTTCTCAAGTGTGCAACTGTCTATCAGTCAATTCTAAAGTAGCTTCCCAAGACTTTAATGCACAGATGGAAGAGAAAGGAAGATTTGACCATGGCGTTTGGCTGTCATTACTACAACAAGATATGAGCTCAGTCAAAGAGGCCGTGTCAATCCTTCAGGAGCAGTGTCGGAAGTTAAACTCTGAGCTGACATGTAAAGAACAGGAGGTGGAAAATGTCAATAGTGAACTTACCAAAGTTGACAAGGAGTATGGTACTTGTAAGGCAAACTTTCAAGCTGAAAAACAGCGCAACGAGGTGAACATGGCCGACCTTGTCAATAAATATGAAACAAAAGTTGATCAGTTACGGCAACATAATTCTAAACTTATAAACGATATTGACAACATTGAAGTTGTAATGAGCGAGTATCGCAGAAGAGAAGCCGTCATTAAAGCAGAGATGAGCATTGCAA GACAAAATAAGGCTGAGCTTGAAGAAGAGCTTGAGCgtgctacaaatgaagtacTGGAACAGAAGAAAAAGTGTACTGATTTGCAGCAAGTCATACGAGCTATGACTGATGAGCTCCAGTCAGTGAAAGATGAAATCCAGGAGAAGATTGTAGCACTGAAGAAATCTGAGACACAAAACAAGACTTTATCAAAGCAGGGAAAA GTCATGCAGAGTAAACAACTAGCATTGCAAAATAAACTAGAGCAGTTGGGGAAAGAGTGTACCTCATTACGGACAGAACTAAACAGTGCGGTTCTCGGCAGAGAAGAAACGAGTAGTACACTAAATGAAGTGGAGCAGAAATGTCGTGATCTGCACAACAAACTGACCAAAGAAGAG GAAAAGGCTCTGCTAGCTGAGAAATCACTAGAGTCAACAATTCATTCCCTTGAAGATGTCAAAGTCGAACTTGAACGGGAGAAAGAAAAATGTCTTCTCCTAATGGACTACCCATCTTTAAGTGTCTCTGACCCAAATTATTTTGACTGTCTTAAGTCACTAAGCTATGCTGACTCAAAGAATCATTTGTCCGCCAATATTATAAGAATAATGCTACTAGAAGATCAGAACAAGGACCTGAGGAAGATTGCGCTACGAGATGCACAAGAAGGAGAACCAACATTTGAG TTAAGAGAACCAGTGCAGCTCTGGAATGGTGATCTGCTGAAAACAATGAAGCAACAGTACAAGAAAACTAAGAAGAACAAACAGAATCATTTACAGAAGAGCACTACCACAGAAGACGACGTGATAGTTACAGACATTGAGAAGACATCACCACCTGTAGTGCATGAGCATTCGTTTTCTTTTAACCATGGTGACTCTCATCCAAGATCGCCAAACACCAGGACAAAAGGCAGTATTGGACGACTGATGACAGCTCTAAATGAATCAAAACTTATCGCCCCTCCCAACAGTTTTGTTAAACTACATGATAACAGCTAA